The proteins below come from a single Panicum hallii strain FIL2 chromosome 7, PHallii_v3.1, whole genome shotgun sequence genomic window:
- the LOC112900462 gene encoding protein FAR1-RELATED SEQUENCE 5-like, with product MATPSTSGDPAAAGEPAPTPSLEPTQRRHPTSRISHIVRTYLDLSSSKKRCAFPKSQPKAGGQETRAAEDETDGSEAGLPSSHPSRLLRELGIRVSRYTHEERRDIILRYMQKRSGRQAVNRAASKVPSRQALAERRRRGAGGKFLGKEDAQTADNPEGKAEEEPELPPEVVSNAGGVPIVGMVFENEEKVYEYYVSYAGNMGFSVRKGWLDKTSKNSNRSRVYICSREGLRSKNDAKKPRPETRMGCPARIAIKLTPSGKYRVTEFVEDHNHQLAAPFDIEMLKSQRMLAKAQPGSQASGIPPGYKNYLRSKSTKDMKSGDLRALMDYFRRMKSDNPSFYYAIQVDENDKVANVFWADARSIMDYHYFCDVVCFDMIYKHNDCSRPLALFLGMNHHRQMVIFGAAFLYDETVESFKWLLETFKSAMCGKHPKTILTDRSGPLKEALGLTWPGTMHRFCMWQIYQSAVKSVAHMFSTSEEFTHDFRHCVFDIEDEQEFVDTWNMIMEKYNLRENELLIKLYEDREHWAMPYNRQIFSGDIQSMVHAENAGTRLKEYLGSDTDLSSFLKFFQCSAEKRRQEEMQADYQANQGVPRIPLPFLWQAANLYTPITFDLFRRECELSMDCMAYGCGEFGSLSEYMVTVKNKTKDQLVRFDSSNGTVACTCKRFENAGLLCCHILKVYELRNVKEIPPQYFLKRWRKDAKLVTMDEADGFNFDSDTESSIPGRYAALCRLFYKIAAKAAENIETFALMASQSDLLLAEVEGTLRSTLADKSSGHSFTDQLTHMAQNDYLLNSSHEALGSTGKKCEVTRRRNDPETNKRKKARTGQSDETKGGPSGEMNITPGSIQAEPRNTSNPFIPDQLMHGHYVLGHNFGLGISHNLHDNLNQFGQASSVSTLQQQPFPGNGQLTQGYPGDMHALQFVETAPQIDHQNGDEGQSSIPVWDFL from the exons ATGGCCACCCCATCCACTTCCGGCgaccctgccgccgccggcgaacCAGCGCCAACCCCATCACTGGAGCCCACCCAGCGTCGTCACCCGACCTCCCGTATCTCCCACATCGTGCGTACCTACCTCGACCTCTCCAGTTCCAAGAAGCGCTGTGCCTTTCCCAAGAGCCAGCCCAAGGCCGGCGGCCAGGAAACGCGCGCTGCCGAAGACGAAACGGACGGGTCCGAGGCTGGGCTGCCTTCTTCCCATCCGTCGCGGCTGCTTCGCGAGCTGGGAATCCGCGTCTCCCGCTACacgcacgaggagcgccgggaCATCATCCTCCGGTACATGCAAAAGCGGAGCGGCCGCCAGGCCGTCAACCGCGCGGCGAGCAAG GTCCCATCGAGGCAGGCTCTGGCGGAGCGACGACGGAGGGGTGCTGGAGGGAAGTTCCTCGGCAAGGAGGATGCCCAG ACTGCAGATAATCCTGAAGGAAAGGCAGAAGAAGAGCCAGAATTGCCACCAGAAGTCGTCTCAAATGCTGGAGGAGTGCCCATAGTTGGAATGGTCTTTGAGAATGAAGAAAAAGTATACGAGTATTATGTTAGTTATGCAGGAAATATGGGATTTAGTGTCCGGAAAGGATGGCTGGATAAAACTTCTAAAAATTCCAACAGGTCAAGGGTCTATATCTGTTCTAGGGAGGGACTTCGCTCAAagaatgatgccaagaaacctCGCCCAGAGACAAGGATGGGTTGCCCTGCACGTATTGCTATAAAGTTAACACCTAGTGGTAAATATAGGGTCACAGAATTTGTGGAGGATCACAATCACCAGCTTGCTGCACCATTTGATATTGAGATGTTGAAATCACAGAGAATGTTGGCCAAGGCCCAACCTGGAAGCCAAGCTAGCGGCATTCCTCCAGGGTACAAGAATTATCTTCGGTCCAAGTCCACCAAAGATATGAAATCAGGGGATCTCAGAGCCCTGATGGATTATTTTCGAAGAATGAAAAGTGATAATCCATCGTTCTACTATGCAATTCAGGTGGATGAAAATGACAAAGTGGCTAATGTCTTCTGGGCTGATGCAAGGTCAATCATGGACTATCACTATTTCTGCGATGTGGTCTGCTTTGACATGATCTACAAGCACAATGACTGCAGCAGGCCCTTAGCTTTGTTTCTAGGTATGAACCATCATAGGCAAATGGTCATATTTGGTGCGGCTTTTCTATATGATGAAACTGTTGAGTCTTTTAAGTGGCTTCTTGAGACTTTTAAGAGTGCCATGTGTGGAAAACACCCAAAGACAATTTTGACTGATCGATCTGGGCCTTTGAAGGAAGCGCTGGGTCTTACTTGGCCTGGTACTATGCACCGTTTCTGCATGTGGCAAATATACCAGAGTGCTGTTAAGTCTGTAGCACATATGTTTAGTACTTCTGAAGAGTTCACACATGATTTTAGACACTGTGTATTTGATATCGAGGATGAACAGGAGTTTGTTGACACATGGAATATGATAATGGAGAAATACAACCTTAGAGAGAATGAATTATTAATTAAGCTTTATGAAGATCGGGAACATTGGGCCATGCCATACAATCGGCAAATATTCTCTGGGGATATTCAAAGCATGGTACATGCTGAAAATGCTGGCACTAGGCTCAAAGAGTACTTGGGCTCTGATACAGATCTATCCTCTTTTTTGAAGTTTTTTCAATGTTCAGCAGAGAAGAGGAGACAAGAAGAGATGCAAGCTGATTACCAAGCTAATCAAGGGGTGCCAAGAATACCTCTGCCATTCCTATGGCAGGCTGCGAATTTGTATACCCCAATAACTTTTGACTTATTTAGAAGGGAATGTGAACTAAGTATGGACTGTATGGCTTATGGTTGTGGGGAGTTTGGCTCTCTTTCTGAATATATGGTTACTGTCAAGAACAAGACCAAGGACCAGCTTGTGCGTTTTGACTCATCAAATGGTACGGTTGCATGTACATGCAAAAGGTTTGAAAATGCTGGACTGCTATGCTGCCATATATTAAAAGTATACGAGCTGAGGAATGTTAAAGAGATTCCCCCACAGTACTTTCTGAAGAGGTGGAGGAAAGATGCAAAGTTGGTGACAATGGATGAAGCTGATGGATTTAATTTTGACAGTGACACAGAATCTTCCATTCCAGGACGTTATGCAGCCCTTTGCCGCTTGTTCTATAAGATTGCTGCTAAGGCTGCAGAGAACATAGAGACATTTGCACTGATGGCAAGCCAGTCAGATCTACTTCTTGCAGAAGTAGAAGGAACTTTGCGATCTACTCTGGCTGACAAGTCATCTGGACATTCCTTTACAGACCAATTAACTCACATGGCCCAGAATGACTATCTACTAAATAGTAGCCATGAAGCTCTAGGTTCTACTGGAAAGAAGTGTGAAGTCACTCGGCGCAGAAATGATCCGGAAACCAATAAACGAAAGAAAGCGAGAACAG GGCAATCTGATGAAACAAAGGGTGGACCAAGTGGAGAGATGAATATTACACCAGGAAGTATACAAGCAGAACCAAGGAATACTTCAAACCCGTTCATTCCAGATCAATTAATGCAT GGGCATTATGTACTTGGTCACAACTTTGGTCTTGGTATCTCACATAACCTTCACGACAATTTGAATCAGTTTGGTCAG GCCTCCTCGGTTTCAACCTTGCAGCAGCAGCCATTTCCTGGGAATGGTCAACTAACCCAA GGATATCCTGGTGATATGCATGCATTGCAATTCGTGGAGACAGCACCCCAAATCGATCATCAGAATGGTGACGAGGGTCAGTCGTCAATACCGGTGTGGGATTTTCTTTGA
- the LOC112898904 gene encoding uncharacterized protein At4g15545-like isoform X1 encodes MARHEALASAAGVDFHLPDEILAVIPTDPYEQLDVARKITSMAIASRVSRLEADAARLRRDLADRDRIEADLRARLAAALDENVKLAKERDSLAATAKKLARNLAKLEAFKKQLMKSLSEDNLLQLSETGLEHDAEDNLTARVPSWKDEVSSSYSSSDTSSRSTKTESTHGGGYQFSITPYIPQKVTPDSTPMISSSGGSPRSYSTGPSSPKFLSGPTSPTRSQSEGQSAFSSWQGSSHQYSAPTSPPQRRSFTGRPRIDGKEFFRQARTRLSYEQFGAFLANIKEFNAQKQSREDTLSKAEGIFGVEHKDLYISFQNMLNRNQS; translated from the exons atggcgaggcaCGAGGCGTTAGCGTCGGCGGCGGGCGTGGACTTCCACCTTCCAGACGAGATCCTGGCCGTGATCCCCACCGACCCGTACGAGCAGCTGGACGTGGCGCGCAAGATCACCTCCATGGCCATCGCCTCCCGCGTCTCCCGCCTCGAGGCCgacgccgcgcgcctccgccgtGACCTCGCCGACCGCGACCGCATCGAGGCCGACCTCCGCGCCCGCCTGGCCGCCGCCCTCGATGAGAAC GTGAAACTGGCGAAGGAGAGGGACTCGCTCGCCGCGACGGCCAAGAAGCTGGCGAGGAACTTGGCAAAG CTGGAGGCATTTAAGAAACAGTTGATGAAATCATTGAGTGAAGATAATTTATTG CAATTGTCTGAAACCGGTCTGGAACATGATGCAGAGGATAATTTGACTGCCCGGGTCCCCTCTTGGAAAG ATGAAGTTTCAAGCAGTTACTCTTCTTCAGATACTTCCAGCAGATCTACAAAAACAGAATCCACTCATGGTGGAG GATACCAGTTCTCGATCACGCCATACATACCTCAAAAAGTAACTCCTGATTCAACACCTATGATTTCATCCTCTGGTGGTTCCCCCCGATCATATTCAACTGGCCCATCCTCTCCCAAGTTCTTATCTGGTCCAACTTCGCCTACAAGATCTCAATCTGAGGGTCAATCAGCATTTTCATCATGGCAAGGATCGAGTCATCAGTATTCAGCACCTACATCTCCTCCTCAACGCCGCTCATTCACAG GGCGGCCTCGTATAGATGGAAAGGAGTTCTTTCGACAAGCACG GACGAGACTTTCTTATGAGCAATTTGGAGCATTTTTGGCGAACATCAAGGAGTTTAATGCTCAGAAACAATCACGAGAG GACACCCTGTCAAAAGCAGAAGGGATTTTTGGAGTCGAGCACAAAGATTTATACATTTCTTTCCAGAATATGCTTAATCGCAACCAATCATGA
- the LOC112898904 gene encoding uncharacterized protein At4g15545-like isoform X2, with protein sequence MARHEALASAAGVDFHLPDEILAVIPTDPYEQLDVARKITSMAIASRVSRLEADAARLRRDLADRDRIEADLRARLAAALDENVKLAKERDSLAATAKKLARNLAKLEAFKKQLMKSLSEDNLLQLSETGLEHDAEDNLTARVPSWKDTSSRSTKTESTHGGGYQFSITPYIPQKVTPDSTPMISSSGGSPRSYSTGPSSPKFLSGPTSPTRSQSEGQSAFSSWQGSSHQYSAPTSPPQRRSFTGRPRIDGKEFFRQARTRLSYEQFGAFLANIKEFNAQKQSREDTLSKAEGIFGVEHKDLYISFQNMLNRNQS encoded by the exons atggcgaggcaCGAGGCGTTAGCGTCGGCGGCGGGCGTGGACTTCCACCTTCCAGACGAGATCCTGGCCGTGATCCCCACCGACCCGTACGAGCAGCTGGACGTGGCGCGCAAGATCACCTCCATGGCCATCGCCTCCCGCGTCTCCCGCCTCGAGGCCgacgccgcgcgcctccgccgtGACCTCGCCGACCGCGACCGCATCGAGGCCGACCTCCGCGCCCGCCTGGCCGCCGCCCTCGATGAGAAC GTGAAACTGGCGAAGGAGAGGGACTCGCTCGCCGCGACGGCCAAGAAGCTGGCGAGGAACTTGGCAAAG CTGGAGGCATTTAAGAAACAGTTGATGAAATCATTGAGTGAAGATAATTTATTG CAATTGTCTGAAACCGGTCTGGAACATGATGCAGAGGATAATTTGACTGCCCGGGTCCCCTCTTGGAAAG ATACTTCCAGCAGATCTACAAAAACAGAATCCACTCATGGTGGAG GATACCAGTTCTCGATCACGCCATACATACCTCAAAAAGTAACTCCTGATTCAACACCTATGATTTCATCCTCTGGTGGTTCCCCCCGATCATATTCAACTGGCCCATCCTCTCCCAAGTTCTTATCTGGTCCAACTTCGCCTACAAGATCTCAATCTGAGGGTCAATCAGCATTTTCATCATGGCAAGGATCGAGTCATCAGTATTCAGCACCTACATCTCCTCCTCAACGCCGCTCATTCACAG GGCGGCCTCGTATAGATGGAAAGGAGTTCTTTCGACAAGCACG GACGAGACTTTCTTATGAGCAATTTGGAGCATTTTTGGCGAACATCAAGGAGTTTAATGCTCAGAAACAATCACGAGAG GACACCCTGTCAAAAGCAGAAGGGATTTTTGGAGTCGAGCACAAAGATTTATACATTTCTTTCCAGAATATGCTTAATCGCAACCAATCATGA
- the LOC112898738 gene encoding mitochondrial import receptor subunit TOM34, producing MAGAGAAEVERAHELYRGGRHREALELYSAALAAARGPAQRIALHSNRAACHLKLHDFHKAAEECTSVLELDREHAGALMLRAQTLVTLKDYQSALFDVNRLIEINPSSEAYRNLQARLKTQLSLAPIPECEEESLYLEEEKEELPPKGHQKIETSITKPDKPETELVLENKPSNGPILDRKPATEPQKVNVAPILPSKPQGWEAIPKPKGHSGLDYSKWDRVEDDSSEDEDDEEEEELPQYKFKVRTVGVRSVK from the exons atggcgggcgcgggcgcggcggaggtggagaGGGCGCACGAGCTCTACCGGGGCGGCCGCCACCGGGAGGCGCTGGAGCTCTACtccgcggcgctggcggcggcgcggggcccgGCCCAGCGCATCGCGCTCCACAGCAACCGCGCCGCATGCCACCTCAAGCTCCACGACTTCCACAAG GCAGCAGAAGAGTGTACATCTGTCCTTGAGTTGGATAGGGAGCATGCCGGAGCTTTGATGCTGCGTGCGCAGACTCTGGTTACTCTGAAAGATTATCAGTCAGCTCTATTTGATGTCAACAGGCTCATTGAGATAAATCCATCATCTGAAGCATATCGGAACCTACAGGCACGATTGAAGACACAGCTA TCACTGGCCCCAATTCCTGAGTGTGAAGAGGAGTCCCTGTATcttgaagaagaaaaggaagagctTCCTCCAAAAGGACATCAGAAGATTGAGACTTCTATCACTAAGCCTGACAAACCTGAAACTGAACTGGTTCTCGAGAACAAACCTTCAAATGGACCTATTCTCGACAGAAAACCTGCAACTGAACCTCAGAAGGTTAATGTTGCTCCCATTCTGCCATCGAAACCCCAGGGCTGGGAGGCCATTCCAAAACCAAAGGGCCATTCAGGTCTTGATTACTCGAAGTGGGACAGGGTTGAAGATGATTCAAGTGAAGAtgaggatgatgaagaagaagaagagttgCCGCAGTATAAGTTTAAAGTCAGAACTGTTGGCGTGCGGTCTGTAAAGTGA